In the Terriglobales bacterium genome, TGTGGAGCATCGGCGTGCTGTGGCACGGAGATCGATCCGATCACCAAAGATCTCTACGACGACTCGCAGAAGAACTTGCTTCCCGATGCAGCGATAAGGGCCTCTCTGGGCTGCGGGAACCCAACTGCTTCCGCGGAACTCAAGCCTGGCGAAATCGTGTTGGACCTCGGCTCCGGAGGAGGAATTGATGTGCTGCTCTCTGCACGCCGCGTTGGTCCGACTGGAAGAGCCTATGGCCTCGACATGACCGACGACATGCTGGCCCTCGCGCGCGAGAACCAAAAGAAAGCCGGCATAGAGAATGTTGAATTCCTGAAAGGGGAAATCGAAGATATTCCACTTCCCGATTGCTCGGTCGACGTGATCATCTCCAACTGCGTCATCAATCTTTCTGCCGACAAAGATCGCGTGCTGCGCGAAGCCTTCCGCGTACTCAAGCCAGGAGGCCGCTTTGCCGTCTCC is a window encoding:
- a CDS encoding arsenite methyltransferase, with the translated sequence MNRDVKQAVQAKYGEAARRAAIGEESACCGASACCGTEIDPITKDLYDDSQKNLLPDAAIRASLGCGNPTASAELKPGEIVLDLGSGGGIDVLLSARRVGPTGRAYGLDMTDDMLALARENQKKAGIENVEFLKGEIEDIPLPDCSVDVIISNCVINLSADKDRVLREAFRVLKPGGRFAVSDVVVRGDLRDDIRKSMLLWVGCIGGALKDADYVAKLTNAGFESIEIEPTRVYNIEHARAFLSTEAIDVDGIAKEVEDKFISAFVRAKKPRPAPCCSSGCCQ